A window of the Microbacterium sp. AZCO genome harbors these coding sequences:
- a CDS encoding LLM class flavin-dependent oxidoreductase has protein sequence MSDLRPFRFGAVMSVRGSAQEWADSARELEGQGYSTLLVPDTLWTPSPFLVLAAAAVITTTLRLGTWVASAPLRRPAEVVREVKTLQALAGGRFELGIGAGRPGGENDASTLGVAWGSPKERVDRVEATIEAVRGGVDPAPAIVIAGHGDRMLRLAGRTATTLTLPTSPAVDADQLATLTDRVRAVAGAHLELALQVTGVGDDLPDWLRHQLGLNPDELRAAGAVMMLTGDVERDAAALLELRSRTGVSYLTVPGQFATRFAPLVARLAGT, from the coding sequence ATGAGCGATCTTCGACCCTTCCGCTTCGGCGCGGTCATGTCCGTGCGCGGCAGCGCGCAGGAGTGGGCCGACTCGGCCCGGGAGCTCGAAGGGCAGGGCTACTCCACGCTGCTCGTGCCCGACACGCTCTGGACGCCGTCGCCCTTCCTCGTCCTCGCCGCCGCGGCGGTCATCACGACGACCCTTCGGCTCGGCACGTGGGTGGCCTCGGCGCCGTTGCGTCGACCAGCCGAGGTCGTGCGTGAGGTGAAGACGCTGCAGGCCCTCGCCGGCGGACGCTTCGAGCTCGGCATCGGCGCGGGCCGCCCCGGCGGCGAGAACGATGCGTCGACGCTCGGCGTCGCGTGGGGATCTCCGAAGGAGCGGGTCGACCGCGTCGAGGCGACGATCGAGGCGGTGCGCGGCGGGGTCGACCCGGCGCCTGCGATCGTGATCGCAGGCCACGGGGACCGGATGCTGCGCCTCGCCGGCCGCACCGCGACGACGCTCACTCTGCCCACGTCCCCCGCCGTCGACGCCGACCAGCTCGCGACGCTCACGGATCGGGTGCGCGCCGTCGCGGGCGCCCATCTCGAGCTCGCCCTGCAGGTCACGGGCGTCGGCGACGACCTGCCCGACTGGCTGCGACACCAGCTGGGGTTGAACCCCGATGAGCTCCGGGCGGCCGGTGCCGTCATGATGCTGACCGGCGACGTCGAGCGCGACGCCGCGGCGCTGCTCGAGCTCCGCTCACGGACCGGGGTCTCCTATCTGACGGTCCCCGGCCAGTTCGCGACACGCTTCGCGCCGCTCGTGGCCCGCCTCGCGGGGACGTGA
- a CDS encoding HPP family protein produces the protein MNHTVVGLRRTRLGSASYAAILSLVVLALSGAIGLGLKQPWLFPSLGPTVMLFFESPEQPSSRPRNALVGHGVGLLVGAGCFYALGLQGTPPAPVGGLTPGYLVAGALSVAITTLVLTLIKLPHPPAGATTLIVSLGILVQPIQLLAMAGAIIFVTLAGWGLNLLLIGRQAALTGG, from the coding sequence GTGAACCACACTGTCGTCGGGCTGCGCCGGACCCGCCTGGGCTCGGCTTCGTATGCCGCCATCCTTTCGCTCGTCGTGCTGGCGCTGAGCGGCGCCATCGGGTTGGGTCTCAAGCAGCCGTGGCTGTTCCCGAGCCTCGGCCCGACCGTCATGCTGTTCTTCGAGTCGCCGGAGCAGCCGTCGTCGCGTCCGCGCAACGCCCTCGTCGGCCACGGGGTCGGTCTGCTCGTCGGTGCCGGGTGCTTCTACGCCCTGGGCCTGCAGGGCACACCGCCCGCGCCGGTCGGCGGCCTGACGCCCGGCTACCTCGTCGCCGGCGCGCTGTCCGTCGCGATCACGACGCTCGTCCTGACGCTCATCAAGCTGCCGCACCCGCCCGCGGGCGCGACGACCCTCATCGTGAGCCTCGGCATCCTGGTCCAGCCGATCCAGTTGCTGGCGATGGCCGGTGCGATCATCTTCGTCACTCTCGCCGGATGGGGCCTCAACCTGCTCTTGATCGGTCGGCAGGCAGCGCTGACGGGCGGCTGA
- a CDS encoding DUF222 domain-containing protein produces MCTSEVLHCEDAAAIVGELDRVRRALASLEAERTRLIDALRRANEAHQEGIVVSAAAQARRGVSEELGADAGEWVERSTRSEVACVLRITERQASHLIVESRVLCSDLPGTMCALSAGEISYRHAASLVEDAEMFAPHHRPAFEQAVLAGRLDVTANRFAHRSRRIREHLDPETIDIRAERATGSRTVTMQPARDGMGWLMAYGPIMQVRLAHTLITGIARDEQESGDPRTLGQLGFDALIDALLRSGRPHGVADGADPAQALRGVQVDVTVTVPALSLLGESDEPAVIDGYGPIPLEVAKTLAAGAPSWNRVLTHPVTGVRLCYDRETYRVPSPLRSWLAERDGSCRFPGCEAPAVGCDVDHNQAWVDGGCTDHGNLAHLCRKHHRLKHHTRWWARFEDELLVWTSPSGREYATGSREDRGPLLAPLRQ; encoded by the coding sequence ATGTGCACGAGTGAGGTGCTCCACTGCGAAGACGCCGCCGCAATCGTCGGCGAGCTCGATCGCGTGCGGCGTGCACTGGCTTCTCTCGAAGCCGAGCGGACGCGCCTCATCGACGCACTGCGCCGCGCGAATGAGGCGCACCAGGAAGGCATTGTCGTCTCCGCAGCAGCCCAGGCGCGCCGCGGGGTGAGCGAGGAACTCGGAGCGGATGCCGGGGAGTGGGTCGAGCGATCGACGAGGTCCGAGGTGGCGTGCGTCCTGCGCATCACCGAACGGCAGGCTTCCCACCTCATCGTCGAGTCGCGCGTGCTGTGCTCCGATCTGCCCGGCACCATGTGCGCGCTGAGCGCGGGCGAGATCTCCTATCGGCATGCGGCGTCCCTGGTGGAGGACGCCGAGATGTTCGCCCCTCATCACCGGCCGGCCTTCGAGCAGGCGGTCCTCGCCGGGCGGCTCGACGTCACCGCCAACCGGTTCGCGCACCGCTCTCGTCGGATTCGCGAGCACCTCGATCCCGAGACGATCGACATCCGCGCGGAGCGCGCCACGGGCTCGCGGACGGTGACGATGCAGCCGGCGAGAGACGGCATGGGCTGGCTCATGGCGTACGGGCCGATCATGCAGGTGCGGCTCGCACACACCCTGATCACGGGGATCGCCCGGGACGAGCAGGAGTCCGGCGACCCGCGCACGCTCGGACAGCTTGGCTTCGACGCGCTCATCGACGCGCTGCTGCGCAGCGGTCGGCCCCACGGAGTCGCCGACGGAGCGGACCCGGCACAGGCGCTCCGCGGCGTGCAGGTCGACGTGACGGTGACGGTGCCCGCGCTGAGTCTCCTCGGCGAGAGCGACGAGCCCGCGGTGATCGACGGCTACGGTCCGATCCCGCTCGAGGTCGCGAAGACCCTGGCCGCGGGCGCCCCTTCCTGGAACCGCGTGCTCACGCATCCCGTCACGGGCGTGCGGCTCTGCTACGACCGAGAGACGTATCGCGTGCCGTCGCCGCTGCGATCATGGCTGGCCGAGCGCGACGGCTCGTGTCGGTTCCCCGGGTGTGAGGCTCCCGCGGTCGGGTGCGACGTCGACCACAACCAGGCGTGGGTCGACGGCGGATGCACCGATCACGGCAACCTCGCGCATCTGTGCCGCAAGCACCACCGGTTGAAGCATCACACCCGCTGGTGGGCGAGGTTCGAGGACGAGCTGCTCGTGTGGACGAGTCCGTCCGGACGCGAGTACGCGACCGGTTCCCGTGAAGATCGCGGCCCACTGCTGGCCCCGCTGAGACAGTGA
- a CDS encoding MFS transporter, whose product MSSSAPDGKPQPPAAANSGAIAAVGVMFQDTTDETPIPRKQVASWAMWDWATQPFNSVLLTFVFASLYLVSANFLPDDVAKLAEDDPAREQALAGLSSGYGLATTIAGILILLLAPVLGQTADRSGSRKRWLLVFTVLLALLQFALFFAQADPAYFWYGALVLSVGAVVSEIAGVNYNAMLVQVSTPKTIGKVSGLGWGLGYIGGIVALTIVIALTFADWFGMDTSNGLAYRLIAVGCGVWTLIFALPLFLNVPEAPAPVGVERVGFFAAYGVLVRDIVALYRTHRPTFWFLLASAVYRDGLAGVFAFGGVLAAVAFHFSDNEVLIFAIAANVVAGASTIIAGRFDDRFGARAVIITALTGLVVIALVVFFGHAAGKPVFWVGGLILSAFVGPAQAASRSLLARVTPEGMQGEIFGLYATTGRVASFLSPALWTLFIAVFGATYWGILGIAIVLAVGLVLLLLVKFPPRTPVKR is encoded by the coding sequence ATGAGCTCCTCCGCACCCGACGGAAAGCCGCAGCCGCCCGCCGCGGCGAACAGCGGCGCGATCGCGGCGGTCGGCGTCATGTTCCAGGACACGACGGACGAGACGCCCATCCCCCGCAAGCAGGTCGCGTCGTGGGCGATGTGGGACTGGGCGACGCAGCCGTTCAACTCGGTGCTCCTCACCTTCGTCTTCGCCTCGCTGTACCTCGTCTCGGCGAACTTCCTGCCCGACGACGTGGCGAAGCTCGCCGAAGACGACCCGGCCCGCGAGCAGGCCCTCGCCGGACTCTCGAGCGGTTACGGCCTGGCGACGACGATCGCAGGCATCCTGATCCTGCTCCTCGCGCCCGTGCTGGGGCAGACCGCCGACCGATCGGGCAGCCGCAAGCGGTGGCTGCTCGTCTTCACGGTGCTGCTCGCGCTGCTGCAGTTCGCGCTGTTCTTCGCTCAGGCCGATCCGGCCTACTTCTGGTACGGGGCCCTCGTGCTGTCCGTCGGCGCCGTGGTGTCCGAGATCGCGGGCGTCAACTACAACGCGATGCTCGTGCAGGTCTCGACCCCGAAGACCATCGGCAAGGTCAGCGGCCTCGGCTGGGGCCTCGGCTACATCGGCGGCATCGTCGCGCTGACGATCGTCATCGCACTGACCTTCGCCGACTGGTTCGGCATGGACACCTCGAACGGCCTGGCCTACCGCCTCATCGCCGTCGGCTGCGGCGTGTGGACGCTCATCTTCGCGCTGCCGCTCTTCCTCAACGTGCCCGAGGCGCCGGCACCCGTCGGAGTGGAGCGAGTCGGCTTCTTCGCGGCGTACGGCGTGCTCGTCCGCGACATCGTCGCGCTCTACCGCACGCACCGGCCGACGTTCTGGTTCCTGCTGGCGAGCGCCGTCTACCGGGACGGACTCGCGGGCGTCTTCGCCTTCGGCGGCGTGCTGGCCGCCGTGGCCTTCCACTTCAGCGACAACGAGGTGCTCATCTTCGCGATCGCGGCGAACGTCGTCGCGGGCGCGTCGACGATCATCGCGGGCCGGTTCGACGACCGGTTCGGCGCCCGCGCCGTCATCATCACGGCCCTGACCGGCCTCGTCGTCATCGCGCTCGTCGTCTTCTTCGGACACGCCGCAGGCAAGCCGGTTTTCTGGGTCGGAGGACTCATCCTCTCCGCCTTCGTCGGACCGGCACAGGCCGCGAGCCGCTCGCTCCTCGCCCGCGTCACGCCCGAGGGGATGCAGGGCGAGATCTTCGGCCTCTACGCGACGACCGGTCGCGTCGCGAGCTTCCTCTCCCCCGCCCTGTGGACGCTCTTCATCGCCGTGTTCGGCGCGACGTACTGGGGCATCCTCGGCATCGCGATCGTGCTGGCCGTGGGACTGGTCCTGCTGCTCCTCGTGAAGTTCCCGCCGCGGACGCCCGTCAAGCGCTGA
- a CDS encoding FadR/GntR family transcriptional regulator: MSDQSPGLRENRAPFDRIGVAVLNELVEMIVSGRVQPGDTLPPEAVLSQQFGVSRTVIRESMKRLQEKGMVTVAQGRGTHVNEMKAWNFIDPLVLSSLIGHDDALGILDDLSVVRGALEAAMAGAVAANADDETVERLRVSLQDMRDTIEDSEAFRQADIRFHQAVMELSGNLLAENIALVLFDRALESTRYHGVDPEHAFEMTMTEHERILEAIVERDAAAARRAMDEHILGSWERRRMPTLKRGKD, from the coding sequence ATGAGCGACCAGTCCCCAGGCCTGCGCGAGAACCGGGCGCCCTTCGATCGCATCGGGGTCGCGGTGCTCAACGAGCTCGTCGAGATGATCGTCTCGGGTCGTGTGCAGCCGGGTGACACCCTCCCGCCCGAGGCCGTACTCAGCCAGCAGTTCGGCGTGAGCCGCACCGTCATCCGCGAGTCGATGAAGCGGCTGCAGGAGAAGGGCATGGTCACGGTCGCGCAGGGGCGCGGCACGCACGTCAACGAGATGAAGGCGTGGAACTTCATCGACCCCCTCGTGCTGTCGTCGCTCATCGGCCACGACGACGCGCTCGGCATCCTCGACGACCTGAGCGTCGTGCGCGGGGCGCTCGAGGCGGCCATGGCGGGCGCCGTCGCGGCGAATGCGGACGACGAGACCGTCGAGCGGCTGCGCGTGAGCCTGCAGGACATGCGCGACACGATCGAGGACTCCGAGGCCTTCCGGCAGGCCGACATCCGCTTCCACCAGGCCGTCATGGAGCTCTCGGGCAACCTGCTCGCCGAGAACATCGCGCTCGTGCTCTTCGACCGCGCCCTCGAGAGCACGCGGTACCACGGCGTCGACCCCGAGCACGCGTTCGAGATGACGATGACGGAGCACGAGCGCATCCTCGAGGCGATCGTGGAACGGGATGCCGCGGCCGCACGCCGCGCGATGGACGAGCACATCCTGGGCTCGTGGGAGCGGCGTCGCATGCCGACGCTCAAACGCGGCAAGGACTGA
- a CDS encoding mandelate racemase/muconate lactonizing enzyme family protein — MKITGYRTLQTRHDWGRPVGDANGFIVSGITEVPLVVIETDEGVEGIGMGSHHDLDRIFPALEGKDPRSVSSLYDAMLARVFKTGHAGATFGGIGAFDMALWDLKAKAAGEPLWRLLGGADRFVTGYASGLDIALDDDRLAAFYTGMAERGFTSGKLKGGRDAEADVRRLRILADVLSVNTPHPALMLDANESWNLKQAVRYVTEVERAVDLTWIEEPLRRWDAAGHARLTSSVRAAVATGENLTGLEQFRPLFDAHAVDIAQAGAVWGITHFLRVALVAHSRDLPVSPVGLTANYAVTGAAAAVPNHLSAEIQDLGAPVGVTLDQHIADGGVVLGDEPGVGVSIDERLIAESRGADSWTTPEGPHVRSQRTGLHLVTDSTWQA; from the coding sequence ATGAAGATCACGGGATACCGCACGCTGCAGACACGGCACGACTGGGGGCGTCCCGTCGGCGACGCCAACGGGTTCATCGTGTCGGGCATCACCGAGGTGCCGCTCGTCGTCATCGAGACCGACGAGGGCGTGGAGGGCATCGGCATGGGCTCGCACCATGACCTCGACCGCATCTTCCCCGCGCTCGAGGGGAAGGACCCGCGGTCGGTGTCGTCGCTCTACGATGCGATGCTCGCGCGCGTCTTCAAGACGGGCCATGCCGGGGCGACGTTCGGCGGCATCGGCGCCTTCGACATGGCGTTGTGGGACCTCAAGGCCAAGGCCGCCGGCGAGCCCCTGTGGCGGCTGCTCGGCGGGGCCGACCGGTTCGTGACGGGGTACGCGTCGGGCCTCGACATCGCCCTCGACGACGACCGGCTCGCCGCGTTCTACACCGGCATGGCCGAGCGCGGGTTCACGAGCGGCAAGCTCAAGGGCGGGCGGGATGCCGAGGCCGACGTGCGCCGGCTGCGCATCCTCGCCGACGTCCTCAGCGTCAACACACCGCACCCCGCCCTCATGCTCGACGCGAACGAGTCGTGGAACCTCAAGCAGGCCGTCCGCTACGTGACCGAGGTCGAGCGGGCCGTGGACCTCACGTGGATCGAAGAGCCGCTGAGGCGATGGGATGCCGCGGGCCACGCCCGCTTGACCTCATCGGTGCGGGCGGCCGTCGCGACGGGCGAGAATCTCACTGGGCTCGAGCAGTTCCGGCCGCTCTTCGACGCGCACGCCGTCGACATCGCGCAGGCTGGCGCCGTCTGGGGCATCACGCACTTCCTGCGGGTCGCACTCGTCGCGCACAGCAGGGACCTCCCCGTGAGCCCCGTCGGACTCACCGCGAACTACGCTGTGACGGGGGCCGCGGCCGCCGTGCCGAATCACCTGTCCGCCGAGATCCAGGACCTCGGCGCGCCGGTCGGCGTGACCCTCGACCAGCACATCGCCGACGGCGGCGTCGTGCTCGGCGACGAGCCCGGCGTAGGGGTCTCGATCGACGAGCGCCTCATCGCCGAGAGCCGCGGCGCCGACTCGTGGACGACACCCGAGGGGCCGCACGTGCGGTCGCAGCGCACCGGCCTCCACCTCGTCACCGACAGCACGTGGCAGGCGTGA
- a CDS encoding MBL fold metallo-hydrolase gives MQIRPGLHRIQAPLGERFIAMYLFEGPAGAVLFDTGIAESVPGTLLPYLSSIGFDLERLRWVVSSHCDFDHTGGNAALAAAAPHAEFLAGRADVAMTEDVEKLIRGRYGEFAEPDGFDDPPETTAYVRASTGLVPVERALDGGETFDLGDRSITVLAVPGHSPGHLALWDAQNSALVISDAVLGETVPYADGRAAFPPTYRDASDYVASIDRLAAPGADLLLTAHYPVYEGPAVAEFLRSSRAYTDRIDDVISAELRAAGGALTTLELIHRVASDLGPWPAGAAEYLIFPVTGNLERLAAGGAVAVGARDGIRTWEWVS, from the coding sequence ATGCAGATCCGTCCCGGCTTGCACCGCATCCAGGCGCCCCTCGGCGAGCGCTTCATCGCCATGTATCTCTTCGAGGGGCCGGCAGGGGCCGTGCTCTTCGACACGGGGATCGCCGAGAGCGTCCCCGGGACGCTCCTCCCCTATCTGTCCTCGATCGGGTTCGATCTCGAGCGCCTGCGCTGGGTCGTGAGCTCGCACTGCGACTTCGACCACACCGGCGGCAACGCCGCGCTCGCGGCGGCCGCGCCGCACGCGGAGTTCCTCGCGGGTCGGGCCGACGTCGCGATGACGGAGGATGTCGAGAAGCTCATCCGCGGGCGCTACGGCGAGTTCGCCGAGCCCGACGGCTTCGACGATCCGCCCGAGACGACGGCGTATGTGCGAGCGTCGACGGGCCTCGTGCCCGTCGAGCGCGCCCTCGACGGGGGCGAGACGTTCGACCTCGGCGATCGCTCGATCACAGTTCTCGCCGTCCCGGGCCACTCGCCCGGTCACCTCGCGCTGTGGGACGCGCAGAACTCGGCGCTCGTCATCTCCGACGCGGTCCTCGGCGAGACCGTGCCGTATGCCGACGGCCGCGCGGCCTTCCCGCCGACGTACCGCGACGCGAGCGACTACGTCGCCTCGATCGACCGGCTCGCCGCGCCCGGGGCCGACCTGCTGCTCACGGCGCACTACCCGGTGTACGAGGGCCCGGCCGTCGCCGAGTTCCTGCGCTCGTCGCGCGCCTACACCGACCGAATCGACGACGTCATCTCGGCCGAGCTGCGCGCGGCGGGCGGGGCTCTCACGACCCTCGAGCTCATCCACCGGGTGGCGAGCGACCTCGGGCCGTGGCCCGCGGGCGCCGCCGAGTACCTGATCTTCCCCGTCACGGGCAATCTCGAGCGCCTCGCGGCCGGCGGCGCCGTCGCCGTCGGCGCGCGCGACGGCATCCGCACGTGGGAGTGGGTCTCGTGA
- a CDS encoding Gfo/Idh/MocA family oxidoreductase codes for MTAPVRLGAIGAGWWATSNHFPLFAARDDVELVGVCGLGPDLPAIRDRFGFGFATESADELFDAGLDAVVITTPHDLHHPLAARALDRGLHVLCEKPMTLHAAEAWDLAARAERAGTVFLVPYGWNYKPFTVAAKRMLEAGRIGEIQYALCHMASPTRGLFGSDPTHMLERWNSETAPDPTTWSSPARGGGYAHGQVTHSSALLFWLTGLRAATVAGRVMDAGAPVDLFDAGVVRFDNGALGSLSGAATLADGDKYQVDIRLFGTEGVLMIDVERERVTLSRYDGEREEVAIAEGEGEYECLEPPARFIDLITGAATENNSGVDVAARSVELIEALLRSSAAGGAEIRVHD; via the coding sequence GTGACGGCGCCCGTGCGCCTCGGCGCCATCGGCGCGGGCTGGTGGGCGACGAGCAATCACTTCCCGCTGTTCGCGGCCCGCGACGACGTCGAACTCGTGGGGGTCTGCGGCCTCGGGCCCGACCTCCCGGCGATCCGCGACCGCTTCGGCTTCGGGTTCGCCACCGAGTCCGCCGACGAGCTCTTCGACGCGGGCCTCGACGCCGTCGTCATCACGACGCCGCACGACCTGCACCATCCGCTCGCGGCGCGGGCGCTCGACCGCGGGCTGCACGTCCTGTGCGAGAAGCCCATGACGCTCCACGCCGCCGAGGCGTGGGACCTCGCCGCCCGCGCGGAGCGCGCCGGCACCGTCTTCCTCGTGCCGTACGGGTGGAACTACAAGCCCTTCACGGTCGCCGCGAAGCGCATGCTCGAGGCGGGACGCATCGGCGAGATCCAGTACGCCCTCTGTCACATGGCGTCGCCGACGCGGGGGCTGTTCGGCAGCGACCCCACGCACATGCTCGAGCGCTGGAACTCCGAGACCGCACCCGACCCGACGACGTGGTCGAGCCCCGCCCGCGGCGGCGGTTACGCTCACGGTCAGGTGACGCACTCGTCGGCGCTCCTCTTCTGGCTCACGGGCCTGCGCGCCGCGACTGTCGCGGGCCGTGTCATGGATGCCGGTGCCCCCGTCGACCTCTTCGACGCCGGCGTCGTCCGCTTCGACAACGGAGCCCTGGGCTCGCTCAGCGGCGCCGCGACCCTCGCGGACGGCGACAAATACCAGGTGGACATCCGCCTGTTCGGCACCGAGGGCGTCCTCATGATCGACGTCGAGCGCGAGCGCGTGACCCTCAGCCGCTACGACGGCGAGCGCGAGGAGGTCGCGATCGCGGAGGGCGAGGGCGAGTACGAGTGCCTCGAGCCGCCCGCCCGCTTCATCGACCTCATCACGGGCGCCGCGACCGAGAACAACTCCGGAGTCGACGTCGCCGCCCGCTCGGTCGAGCTCATCGAAGCGCTCCTGCGCTCGTCCGCCGCGGGCGGCGCCGAGATCCGTGTCCACGATTGA
- a CDS encoding CoA transferase, whose translation MTTPSRILDGYRVVDCSIAMAGPFAAQRLGDLGADVIKVEPTAGEWQRFAAAGGAQGNRINVSFLSLNRNKRSLAVDLKSDEGKDVVRELVRTADVFIQNYRPGVAARLGLDYETLSALNPSLVYVSMSGYGEDGPYRDRPGQDLLLQAMSGAMLSAGRAGEPPTPAGQYLADAVTASTAFEAVLAALLHRERTGEGQLVTVNMLDALTTLQMQELSVHTVGGVPQQRGSEPNAHVYIRAPYGVFATSDGYIALAFADLAVLGEAIGEPSFAGLDAEEHGWTHRDELYAKTAARLAGDTSAHWIDTLLGVGIWAGPVYGYADLVDDPQIIHNGTFVEYDHPTEGHIKTPGFPYRFHKTPASIERGAPLVGEHTREILAELGFTGETIDGMLEHAVIAETPAAVPAEAS comes from the coding sequence ATGACCACTCCCTCCCGTATCCTCGACGGCTACCGCGTCGTCGACTGCTCGATCGCGATGGCGGGTCCGTTCGCGGCGCAGCGACTCGGCGACCTCGGCGCCGACGTCATCAAGGTCGAGCCGACGGCGGGCGAATGGCAGCGCTTCGCCGCCGCGGGCGGCGCGCAGGGCAACCGCATCAACGTGTCGTTCCTCTCACTCAACCGCAACAAGCGCTCGCTCGCCGTCGACCTGAAGTCGGACGAGGGCAAGGATGTCGTGCGCGAGCTCGTCCGCACGGCGGACGTCTTCATCCAGAACTACCGTCCCGGCGTCGCCGCGCGCCTCGGCCTCGACTACGAGACGCTGAGCGCCCTCAACCCCTCACTCGTCTACGTCTCGATGTCGGGCTACGGCGAGGACGGGCCGTACCGCGACCGACCGGGTCAGGACCTCCTCCTCCAGGCGATGAGCGGCGCGATGCTGTCGGCCGGGCGCGCGGGCGAGCCGCCGACGCCGGCGGGGCAGTACCTCGCCGACGCCGTCACCGCGTCGACCGCGTTCGAGGCCGTGCTCGCGGCGCTGCTGCACCGCGAGCGCACGGGCGAGGGCCAGCTCGTCACGGTCAACATGCTCGACGCCCTCACGACGCTGCAGATGCAGGAGCTCTCGGTCCACACGGTCGGCGGCGTCCCCCAGCAGCGCGGTTCGGAGCCCAACGCGCACGTCTACATCCGTGCGCCGTACGGCGTCTTCGCGACGTCGGACGGCTACATCGCGCTCGCCTTCGCCGATCTCGCGGTGCTCGGCGAGGCGATCGGCGAGCCGTCGTTCGCGGGCCTCGACGCCGAGGAGCACGGCTGGACGCACCGCGACGAGCTCTACGCCAAGACGGCGGCGCGGCTCGCGGGCGACACGTCCGCACACTGGATCGACACGCTCCTCGGCGTCGGCATCTGGGCGGGGCCCGTCTACGGCTACGCCGACCTCGTCGACGACCCCCAGATCATCCACAACGGCACCTTCGTCGAGTACGACCACCCCACCGAGGGCCACATCAAGACGCCGGGCTTCCCCTACCGGTTCCACAAGACGCCCGCCTCCATCGAGCGGGGCGCTCCGCTCGTCGGCGAGCACACGCGGGAGATCCTCGCCGAGCTCGGATTCACGGGCGAGACGATCGACGGGATGCTGGAGCACGCCGTCATCGCCGAGACCCCCGCGGCCGTCCCCGCCGAGGCGTCGTGA
- a CDS encoding enoyl-CoA hydratase/isomerase family protein, with product MTAHASPTDLIAVDVDGHVATIRLNRPEKLNAVTQEMSDALVELVAGLNDDPGIRAVVYTGTGRAFSAGSDILTLDQYATPWEFRNRRDYCDALRALRKPLIAAVNGYAMGGGLEAALTCDIRIAASTAVFAAPEIKLGWIGGGGMSALLANSIGAGNAALMLMTGDPIDAQKALAWGLVSEIVEPDALLVRAQELAATIASRPPIAAETAKANLHAAFTLPLDAAIAYEREMQTITFATADADEGRAAFADRRPGVFHGR from the coding sequence ATGACCGCACACGCCTCACCCACCGACCTCATCGCGGTCGACGTCGACGGGCACGTCGCGACGATCCGGCTCAACCGCCCCGAGAAGCTCAACGCCGTCACCCAGGAGATGTCGGACGCGCTCGTCGAGCTCGTGGCCGGCCTCAACGACGACCCCGGCATCCGCGCCGTCGTGTACACCGGCACAGGCCGCGCCTTCAGCGCGGGGTCCGACATCCTGACCCTCGATCAGTACGCGACGCCCTGGGAGTTCCGCAACCGCCGCGACTACTGCGACGCCCTGCGGGCGCTGCGCAAGCCCCTCATCGCAGCCGTCAACGGCTACGCGATGGGCGGCGGCCTCGAGGCGGCGCTCACGTGCGACATCCGGATCGCGGCGTCCACCGCCGTCTTCGCCGCACCCGAGATCAAGCTCGGGTGGATCGGCGGGGGCGGGATGTCCGCCCTGCTCGCCAACTCGATCGGCGCGGGCAACGCGGCGCTCATGCTCATGACCGGCGACCCCATCGATGCGCAGAAGGCGCTCGCGTGGGGCCTCGTGAGCGAGATCGTCGAGCCCGACGCGCTCCTGGTGCGCGCGCAGGAGCTCGCCGCGACGATCGCGTCCCGCCCGCCGATCGCGGCCGAGACCGCGAAGGCCAACTTGCACGCCGCCTTCACCCTGCCGCTCGATGCGGCGATCGCGTACGAGCGCGAGATGCAGACGATCACCTTCGCGACCGCGGACGCCGACGAGGGGCGGGCGGCGTTCGCCGACCGCCGCCCCGGCGTCTTCCACGGACGCTGA